A genomic stretch from Rhodomicrobium vannielii ATCC 17100 includes:
- a CDS encoding 3-keto-5-aminohexanoate cleavage protein, with product MSDKAILTCALNGVLTDPRQHPMIPVTPEQMAASAREAYDAGAAIVHIHFRAQGDGVGHLPSWEPDVAAAAVEAIRAACPGIVINQTTGTVGPDISGPAACIKRTRPEIAACNAGSLNYLKLRSDGRWAWPPLLFDNPVSKVQGFLDAMAEAGSRPEFECFDVGIVRSVGLYVENGMAKTAQYNFVMGVASGMPVDADLLALLLRYRRDGALWQTTLIGRTEIWPVHQRAAELGGMLRTGLEDTFYLPGGEKAKSNGALIEALAACARNAGREIASPDETRIIMNLGGSHHGEAGTSTA from the coding sequence ATGTCCGATAAAGCCATCCTCACCTGTGCGCTGAACGGCGTACTCACCGATCCGCGCCAGCACCCGATGATCCCGGTGACGCCGGAGCAGATGGCGGCTTCCGCGCGCGAGGCTTACGACGCGGGCGCGGCTATCGTTCACATTCATTTCCGCGCGCAAGGCGATGGCGTGGGCCATCTGCCGAGCTGGGAGCCGGACGTCGCCGCGGCGGCTGTCGAGGCGATCCGCGCGGCTTGCCCCGGCATCGTCATCAACCAGACGACCGGCACTGTCGGCCCCGACATTTCCGGTCCGGCCGCCTGCATCAAGCGCACGCGGCCCGAGATCGCGGCCTGCAATGCGGGCAGCCTCAACTATCTGAAGCTCCGCTCGGATGGGCGCTGGGCGTGGCCGCCGCTGCTGTTCGACAACCCCGTGTCGAAGGTGCAGGGCTTCCTCGACGCGATGGCGGAAGCGGGCTCGCGGCCGGAGTTCGAATGCTTCGACGTGGGCATCGTGCGTTCGGTCGGCCTTTACGTCGAGAACGGAATGGCAAAGACGGCGCAGTACAATTTCGTGATGGGCGTCGCGTCGGGCATGCCGGTCGACGCGGATCTGCTCGCGCTGCTGCTGAGATACCGCCGCGACGGCGCGCTCTGGCAGACGACGCTGATCGGCCGCACGGAAATCTGGCCCGTTCACCAGCGGGCGGCCGAACTCGGCGGCATGCTGCGCACCGGGCTCGAAGACACGTTCTATTTGCCGGGCGGCGAGAAGGCGAAAAGCAACGGCGCGCTGATCGAGGCGCTGGCCGCATGCGCGCGAAACGCGGGGCGCGAAATTGCGTCTCCGGACGAAACAAGAATAATAATGAACCTGGGAGGATCGCATCATGGGGAGGCAGGGACCAGCACCGCTTGA
- a CDS encoding APC family permease, with the protein MSDASVCAQEPAASSSGGKFGSLDLPKISVVTATALAVADMIGTGVFTSLGFQVRGIPSAFSLLMLWVVGGLVALCGALSYAELAAAFPRSGGEYNFLSRAFRPAIGFMAGWISATVGFAAPVALAAMAFGQYFAGVMPGAPVLLLGIAVVWLVSLVHLMGVNTGSKLQNVSTFVKFGLIVAFIAAGFIWGEPQPISFAPSAADLGYMASAPFALSLVFVLYSYSGWNAATYIASEIKEPEKTLPRALLFGVLIVTVLYVALNAVFLYTTPLGELAGQIDVGLIAGRHIFGETGGQIVAALICLGLVSAVSAMMWIGPRVAQVMGEDNPMLSFFAKTSNKGVPVNALVFQLVVVTALLFTQGFETVLEFIQFALTLCSFLTVLGVIVLRIRRPDLPRPYRAWAYPLTPVLFLAVTGSVLVHLLIERPGQSLASLGLMIAGLFIYAVSAKFSAAPSKGIA; encoded by the coding sequence ATGAGTGATGCATCGGTTTGCGCGCAGGAACCTGCCGCGTCTTCGTCCGGGGGCAAATTCGGGTCACTGGACCTCCCCAAGATATCCGTCGTAACGGCAACTGCGCTCGCGGTCGCCGACATGATCGGCACGGGCGTCTTCACGAGCCTCGGCTTCCAGGTTCGCGGCATCCCATCTGCCTTCTCGCTGCTCATGCTGTGGGTCGTCGGCGGGCTGGTCGCGCTATGCGGGGCATTGTCCTACGCTGAACTTGCGGCGGCCTTTCCGCGCTCCGGCGGCGAATACAATTTCCTGTCGCGCGCCTTCCGCCCGGCCATCGGCTTCATGGCCGGATGGATTTCAGCGACCGTCGGCTTCGCCGCGCCGGTTGCGCTCGCGGCCATGGCGTTCGGCCAATATTTTGCAGGCGTGATGCCAGGCGCACCCGTCCTGCTCCTCGGTATCGCCGTCGTCTGGCTTGTCTCGCTCGTGCATCTGATGGGCGTCAACACGGGCAGCAAGTTGCAAAATGTCTCCACCTTCGTGAAATTCGGGCTCATCGTCGCCTTCATCGCGGCGGGCTTCATTTGGGGAGAGCCGCAGCCGATCTCCTTCGCGCCGTCCGCCGCCGATCTGGGCTATATGGCGAGCGCGCCCTTTGCCCTCAGTCTCGTCTTCGTGCTCTATTCCTATTCGGGCTGGAACGCCGCGACCTACATCGCGAGCGAGATCAAGGAGCCTGAGAAGACCCTTCCGCGCGCCCTGCTTTTCGGCGTGCTGATCGTGACGGTTCTCTACGTAGCCCTCAACGCCGTGTTCCTCTACACGACGCCGTTGGGTGAATTGGCGGGCCAGATCGATGTCGGCCTGATCGCCGGGCGGCACATCTTCGGCGAAACGGGCGGCCAGATCGTTGCCGCGCTCATCTGCCTGGGCCTTGTCTCGGCGGTCAGCGCGATGATGTGGATCGGTCCGCGCGTCGCTCAGGTGATGGGCGAGGACAACCCGATGCTGTCCTTCTTCGCCAAGACGTCGAACAAGGGCGTCCCGGTGAATGCGCTCGTCTTCCAGCTTGTCGTCGTCACGGCGCTGCTCTTCACGCAGGGCTTCGAGACGGTGCTCGAATTCATCCAGTTCGCGCTCACGCTGTGCTCCTTCCTGACGGTGCTCGGCGTCATCGTGCTGCGCATTCGCCGCCCGGACCTGCCGCGCCCCTACAGGGCTTGGGCCTATCCCCTGACGCCCGTCCTTTTCCTGGCGGTTACGGGGTCCGTGCTCGTCCACCTTCTCATCGAGCGACCGGGACAATCGCTCGCGAGCCTCGGTCTCATGATCGCGGGTCTTTTCATCTATGCAGTTTCAGCAAAGTTCAGCGCGGCTCCTAGCAAGGGAATAGCTTGA
- a CDS encoding 4Fe4S-binding leucine-rich repeat protein — MTTDADSEINEAIDWQGQPVACESCRHRELAGEGRCKLRHACVNDRYARRVDRFFDWNREFANHYLSHPYFEVRAIAAKHADIFRLPALLNDPDEAVRWNAARRLPKRYLLNLRNDPHREVRIRVAQLIDPADLFGMMRDEDYYVRLVVARRVAPDELAAMISDDEPEVRRVVARRIDADMLWRVATDPDDGVRLEVARRLSPPELAGFYRDPDWRVRYEAASRMIPGMLQAMREDPDELVRELVLKRIDAQSVAEFEGNVVPFPSAGAPEPTREAST; from the coding sequence ATGACGACTGACGCGGACTCCGAGATCAACGAAGCGATCGACTGGCAGGGCCAGCCGGTCGCCTGTGAGAGCTGCCGTCATCGCGAGCTTGCCGGCGAGGGGCGCTGCAAGCTCCGCCACGCCTGCGTGAACGACCGCTACGCGCGCCGCGTCGACCGCTTTTTCGACTGGAACCGCGAATTCGCGAACCACTATCTCAGCCACCCCTATTTCGAAGTGCGCGCCATCGCGGCGAAGCACGCGGACATCTTCCGTCTTCCCGCGCTCCTGAACGATCCCGATGAGGCCGTCCGCTGGAACGCCGCGCGTCGCCTGCCGAAGCGCTACCTTCTCAACCTGCGCAACGATCCGCACCGCGAAGTGCGCATTCGCGTGGCGCAGCTCATCGACCCGGCCGACCTGTTCGGCATGATGCGCGACGAAGATTATTACGTGCGGCTGGTGGTGGCGCGCCGCGTCGCGCCCGACGAACTCGCCGCGATGATCTCCGACGACGAGCCGGAAGTGCGTCGCGTCGTCGCCCGCCGCATCGATGCGGACATGCTGTGGCGTGTTGCGACGGACCCGGACGACGGCGTGCGGCTTGAGGTGGCCCGCCGACTTTCACCGCCCGAACTCGCCGGCTTTTACCGTGATCCCGATTGGCGCGTGCGTTACGAGGCGGCGAGCCGCATGATCCCCGGCATGCTTCAGGCCATGCGCGAAGACCCGGACGAACTCGTGCGTGAACTCGTGCTGAAGCGGATCGATGCGCAGAGCGTGGCCGAATTCGAGGGCAACGTGGTGCCTTTCCCGTCCGCGGGTGCGCCCGAACCGACGCGCGAGGCTTCGACATGA
- a CDS encoding acetyl/propionyl/methylcrotonyl-CoA carboxylase subunit alpha: MTARRFRKLLIANRGEIACRIVRTARAMGYRTVAVFSDADADAMHTRAADEAVRIGPSPPRESYLDIARILDAAKKTGADAIHPGYGFLAENADFAEACEAAGLVFVGPPARVIRAMGDKAAAKAIAEAAGLPCVPGYRGEDQADARLTAEAAAIGFPLLVKAVAGGGGRGIRAVHAAAELPDALAAAQREAKAAFGDDRLMLERLIERPRHLEVQIFGDDHGNVVHLFERDCSTQRRRQKIIEEAPSPVLTPAHRERLTGYAVALAQAAGYRNAGTVEFIADADLTFYFLEMNTRLQVEHPVTEMVVGVDLVDWQLRVAAGEPLPLRQDEIAMRGHAIEARLCAEDPYDGFRPQAGTVIHFAPQERGGIRFDTGVETGSEVSPWYDSMVAKAIAGGRDRLEATRRLASALEDAPLLGLATNREFLVALLRGEAFDRAEIATTTLDDWAQTAAHDAASPFARPRPSPTDWALAAALSAERGGGAGEWFWSGSAFDFSLDLTCGGETKRLTYTRRRSGPLAVAVDGERIEIALIENAPPRIVFEADGVRRRAAAAWQGATLHLAVDDAAFAFAEPDHAHADDAADGARIAAPVAGLLVKVLAEPGQAVAAGDTLAIIEAMKMETRVTALASGRIAAVHATAGAQVASGALLFEIETEDAPADVR; encoded by the coding sequence ATGACGGCACGGCGATTTCGCAAGCTTCTGATCGCCAATCGCGGTGAGATCGCCTGCCGGATCGTGCGCACGGCGCGCGCGATGGGGTATCGCACGGTGGCCGTATTCTCCGATGCCGACGCCGACGCCATGCACACGCGAGCCGCCGACGAAGCCGTTCGTATCGGCCCGTCGCCGCCGCGTGAAAGCTATCTCGACATCGCCCGCATCCTCGACGCTGCGAAGAAGACCGGCGCGGATGCGATCCATCCGGGCTACGGCTTCCTTGCCGAGAACGCCGATTTCGCGGAGGCATGCGAAGCGGCGGGGCTTGTGTTCGTCGGGCCGCCCGCGCGCGTGATCCGCGCCATGGGCGACAAGGCGGCGGCGAAAGCCATCGCGGAAGCAGCCGGTCTGCCGTGCGTGCCGGGCTATCGCGGCGAGGATCAGGCGGATGCACGTCTCACCGCCGAGGCGGCCGCAATCGGCTTTCCGCTGCTGGTGAAGGCGGTTGCGGGAGGCGGCGGGCGCGGCATCCGCGCAGTCCATGCGGCGGCGGAGTTGCCGGACGCGCTTGCGGCGGCGCAGCGCGAGGCGAAGGCCGCGTTCGGCGACGACCGCCTGATGTTGGAACGGCTAATCGAACGTCCGCGCCATCTTGAAGTGCAAATCTTTGGCGACGATCACGGCAATGTCGTGCATCTCTTCGAGCGCGATTGCTCCACGCAGCGGCGACGGCAGAAGATCATCGAGGAAGCGCCGAGCCCCGTGCTCACGCCCGCGCATCGCGAGCGGCTGACGGGTTACGCCGTCGCGCTCGCGCAGGCGGCTGGCTATCGCAACGCGGGCACGGTCGAGTTCATCGCCGACGCGGACCTGACTTTCTACTTTCTGGAAATGAATACGCGGCTTCAGGTCGAGCATCCCGTCACGGAAATGGTGGTGGGCGTCGATCTCGTGGACTGGCAATTGAGGGTCGCCGCCGGGGAGCCGTTGCCGCTTCGGCAGGACGAAATCGCGATGCGCGGGCACGCCATCGAGGCGCGGCTCTGCGCGGAAGACCCATATGACGGCTTTCGCCCGCAAGCTGGCACCGTGATACACTTCGCTCCGCAGGAACGCGGTGGCATTCGCTTCGATACCGGCGTCGAGACCGGAAGCGAGGTTTCGCCCTGGTACGACTCGATGGTGGCCAAGGCCATCGCGGGCGGTCGGGACCGGCTTGAAGCCACGCGCCGCCTCGCCTCGGCGCTGGAGGATGCGCCCCTGCTCGGCCTTGCGACGAACCGCGAATTTCTGGTCGCACTCCTGCGCGGCGAGGCGTTCGACCGCGCCGAAATCGCCACGACGACGCTCGACGACTGGGCGCAAACGGCTGCGCACGACGCAGCCTCGCCATTCGCGCGGCCCCGTCCGTCGCCCACAGATTGGGCGCTGGCTGCCGCGCTCTCGGCCGAACGAGGTGGCGGCGCGGGCGAATGGTTCTGGTCCGGCAGCGCCTTCGATTTTTCGCTCGACCTCACATGCGGCGGCGAGACGAAGCGGCTTACCTACACGCGCCGGCGCTCCGGCCCGCTGGCGGTTGCGGTCGATGGCGAGCGGATCGAAATCGCGCTGATCGAAAATGCGCCGCCTCGGATCGTGTTCGAGGCGGATGGCGTTCGGCGGCGCGCAGCGGCGGCATGGCAGGGCGCGACGCTCCATCTCGCCGTTGACGACGCGGCCTTCGCCTTCGCGGAGCCGGATCATGCGCATGCGGACGACGCGGCGGACGGCGCGCGCATCGCCGCACCTGTCGCTGGCCTGCTCGTCAAGGTGTTGGCCGAACCGGGGCAGGCGGTGGCGGCGGGCGACACGCTGGCGATCATCGAGGCCATGAAGATGGAAACGCGCGTAACAGCGCTCGCGTCGGGCCGCATCGCGGCGGTGCATGCCACCGCAGGCGCGCAGGTTGCGAGCGGCGCGCTTCTGTTCGAGATCGAAACCGAGGATGCGCCCGCCGATGTCCGATAA
- a CDS encoding alpha/beta hydrolase — protein sequence MFSRLRFPIVAALAITAAGCRSETEAVDLAKTSDAAALSMELPPSGLAAMSPDAGDRLNRSAKQGVLKQQQPKAVTPTLAVAAVAPLPEQRLAPAERRTPAEAPTLMTASMSVEAQAPSILVPVKMVKKGSPIKAEPPLLPLRQTRTKLVPLQSAPFPYRGTNPATGHPFLNVNDGGRRGHSTSSGAVYWEDPTYNDSRTLLHIPRGFDLRRPALMVLFLHGHGATLQRDVIQRQRVPEQVSEAGVNAVLVAPQLASDAADSSAGKLWEVGGLRRFLDEASDELVKLHGDPRSKAYFDRMPIVIVAYSGGYATAASCIRQGGADERLRGVVLLDALYGETDTFANWISSREKAFFLSAYASSTRARNTELADILKGKDVALNTKLKGPLRSGSVTFISTDPGTEHRDFVTKAWAYHPIRDLLQRLRVDTR from the coding sequence TTGTTTTCGAGGCTGCGTTTCCCGATTGTGGCGGCGCTCGCGATCACTGCCGCGGGCTGTCGTTCCGAGACGGAAGCCGTCGATCTCGCGAAAACCTCGGACGCCGCGGCGCTCAGCATGGAACTTCCCCCCTCCGGCTTGGCGGCGATGAGCCCCGATGCTGGCGACCGTTTGAACCGATCTGCCAAGCAGGGCGTTCTCAAACAGCAACAGCCAAAAGCCGTCACCCCGACACTTGCCGTCGCTGCGGTTGCGCCGCTCCCCGAACAGCGCCTTGCCCCGGCCGAGAGGCGCACTCCCGCCGAGGCGCCGACGCTGATGACGGCTTCGATGTCGGTTGAGGCGCAAGCTCCCTCGATCCTCGTGCCCGTCAAGATGGTCAAGAAAGGCTCGCCGATCAAAGCCGAACCGCCGCTGCTTCCGCTCCGGCAGACGCGCACGAAGCTCGTGCCGCTGCAAAGCGCGCCGTTCCCCTATCGCGGCACCAATCCGGCGACCGGCCACCCGTTCCTCAATGTGAACGACGGCGGCAGGCGCGGCCACAGCACGTCGAGCGGCGCGGTTTACTGGGAAGATCCGACCTACAACGACAGCCGCACTCTGCTTCACATCCCGCGCGGCTTCGACCTCCGGCGCCCCGCGCTCATGGTGCTGTTCCTGCATGGGCATGGCGCAACCTTGCAGCGCGACGTGATCCAGCGTCAGCGCGTGCCGGAGCAGGTGTCCGAGGCGGGCGTCAATGCGGTGCTCGTCGCGCCGCAGCTCGCGTCCGACGCGGCCGATTCGAGCGCGGGCAAGCTATGGGAGGTGGGCGGCCTGCGCCGCTTCCTCGACGAGGCGAGTGACGAACTCGTGAAGCTGCACGGCGATCCGCGCTCCAAGGCGTATTTCGACCGCATGCCGATCGTGATTGTCGCCTATAGCGGCGGTTACGCGACGGCGGCGTCGTGCATCCGTCAGGGCGGTGCAGACGAGCGCTTGCGCGGCGTGGTGCTGCTGGACGCGCTCTATGGCGAGACGGACACCTTCGCGAACTGGATTTCGTCGCGCGAAAAAGCGTTCTTCCTCAGCGCCTATGCGTCGTCCACGCGGGCGCGCAACACGGAGCTTGCCGATATCCTGAAGGGCAAGGACGTGGCGCTGAACACCAAGCTCAAGGGGCCGCTTCGCAGCGGAAGCGTGACGTTCATCTCCACCGATCCCGGCACCGAGCACCGCGATTTCGTGACGAAGGCGTGGGCTTATCACCCGATCAGGGATCTGCTGCAAAGGCTCCGCGTCGATACGCGATAG
- a CDS encoding AMP-dependent synthetase/ligase, with protein sequence MGRQGPAPLEGEPFVSPPRRFLETAARRGIAPAYYVREAEGWTATPWNVFRDEVRRAARALVALGVKPGDAVGVIGYNRPEWVIMDIAAMMVGANVAGIYFTASAQDAAYIIAHSECAIVLAEKEEHFRRIASQREELSHLRHVVMMRGADATDPLQMTWDAFMAQGDDRFDAEVERRLQAIQPKDVGCLIYTSGTTGPPKAVQISHDALAKTAALVLKLFEVTGNDRTISYLPLAHIAERILTIHFQITVGNAVYFARDVLSLGEHLPEVRPDFFFGVPRVYEKLASAVQAKLAAAKGPKAKIVQWALGVGQEWHRKEQAGERIGLKTALAMAVASRLFHRKAKRLIGLDRAKHLGVGAAPIPEETLRFMTGLDLPVRELWGLSESAGVGTTNLRGATKIGSVGKPYPGLDLKIDRDGEILIRGPYMFMGYAKDPEATARTFTDGWLRTGDLGHVDLDGYVHITGRKKDIIITSGGKNVAPANLEMELVALPLVEHAIVCGERRPYLGALITLDKAAAERFASERGMADGPALTEAIREKIQEGIHAINARHSRVENIRRFAILPEPLSIENGDLTPTLKVKRQAVMTRLTPVVDSLYRENEKV encoded by the coding sequence ATGGGGAGGCAGGGACCAGCACCGCTTGAGGGTGAGCCTTTCGTTTCGCCGCCTCGGCGCTTCCTCGAAACGGCGGCGCGGCGAGGAATTGCGCCTGCCTATTACGTGCGCGAGGCCGAAGGCTGGACGGCGACGCCATGGAACGTGTTCCGCGACGAGGTGCGGCGGGCGGCGCGGGCGCTGGTCGCGCTTGGCGTGAAGCCGGGCGATGCGGTCGGCGTCATCGGCTACAATCGCCCCGAATGGGTCATCATGGACATCGCCGCCATGATGGTCGGCGCGAATGTCGCGGGCATCTACTTCACGGCGTCGGCGCAGGATGCGGCCTACATCATCGCGCATTCCGAATGCGCCATCGTGCTCGCGGAGAAGGAGGAACACTTCCGCCGCATCGCGAGCCAGCGCGAAGAATTGAGCCACCTTCGACATGTCGTCATGATGCGCGGAGCGGACGCCACCGACCCGCTGCAAATGACGTGGGACGCGTTCATGGCGCAGGGCGACGACCGCTTCGACGCGGAGGTCGAGCGCCGCTTGCAGGCGATCCAGCCGAAGGACGTTGGCTGCCTGATCTACACCTCCGGCACGACCGGCCCCCCGAAGGCTGTGCAGATCAGCCACGACGCGCTCGCGAAAACCGCGGCGCTCGTGCTGAAGCTGTTCGAGGTGACCGGGAACGACCGCACGATTTCGTATCTCCCGCTCGCGCACATCGCCGAGCGCATCCTCACGATCCATTTCCAGATCACCGTCGGCAACGCGGTCTACTTCGCGCGCGATGTCCTGAGCCTCGGCGAGCATTTGCCGGAGGTGCGGCCCGACTTCTTCTTCGGCGTGCCGCGCGTTTACGAAAAACTGGCTTCCGCCGTGCAGGCGAAGCTCGCGGCGGCGAAGGGGCCGAAGGCGAAGATCGTGCAATGGGCGCTCGGCGTCGGCCAGGAGTGGCACCGCAAGGAGCAGGCGGGCGAGCGCATCGGCCTGAAGACGGCGCTAGCCATGGCCGTGGCATCGCGGCTTTTCCATCGCAAGGCGAAGCGCCTCATCGGCCTCGACCGCGCGAAGCATCTCGGCGTCGGTGCCGCGCCGATCCCGGAGGAAACGCTGCGCTTCATGACCGGCCTCGATCTTCCGGTGCGCGAGCTATGGGGGCTGTCGGAAAGCGCGGGCGTCGGCACCACGAACCTCAGGGGCGCGACAAAAATCGGCTCGGTCGGCAAGCCTTATCCCGGTCTCGACCTCAAGATCGACCGCGACGGCGAAATCCTCATACGCGGGCCGTACATGTTCATGGGCTACGCCAAAGACCCGGAAGCCACCGCGCGCACCTTCACGGACGGATGGCTGCGCACCGGCGACCTCGGACACGTCGATCTGGACGGCTACGTTCACATCACGGGCCGGAAGAAGGACATCATCATCACCTCCGGCGGCAAGAACGTCGCGCCCGCCAACCTTGAGATGGAACTCGTCGCGCTTCCGCTGGTCGAACACGCCATCGTCTGCGGCGAGCGGCGCCCCTATCTCGGCGCGCTCATCACGCTCGACAAGGCGGCGGCGGAGCGGTTCGCGAGCGAGCGCGGAATGGCGGACGGCCCTGCGCTGACAGAGGCGATCCGCGAGAAAATTCAGGAGGGCATCCACGCGATCAACGCGCGACATTCACGCGTGGAGAACATCCGCCGCTTTGCCATCCTGCCCGAGCCGCTCTCAATCGAAAACGGCGATCTCACCCCCACACTGAAGGTGAAGCGGCAGGCGGTGATGACGCGCCTGACGCCGGTCGTGGACAGCCTCTATCGCGAGAACGAGAAGGTTTAA
- a CDS encoding 4Fe-4S dicluster domain-containing protein — MAYKIIASQCTACSACEAECPNAAISVKKGVYFIDPVTCTECVGHFDDAQCAAVCPVEGTCVPDPAHPRSA, encoded by the coding sequence ATGGCTTACAAGATCATCGCCTCCCAGTGCACCGCTTGTTCGGCTTGCGAAGCCGAGTGCCCGAATGCCGCCATCAGCGTGAAGAAGGGCGTTTATTTCATCGACCCGGTGACGTGCACCGAATGCGTCGGCCACTTCGACGACGCGCAGTGCGCGGCGGTTTGCCCGGTCGAAGGCACGTGCGTTCCGGATCCGGCTCATCCCCGCTCTGCGTAA
- the nifB gene encoding nitrogenase cofactor biosynthesis protein NifB yields the protein MFDAEQLPDTGEGQIKPLNDLLQKIVASKGCETKAGPGKSGCGSTGTESTLPPEIWEKVKNHPCYSEQAHHHFARMHVAVAPACNIQCNYCNRKYDCANESRPGVVSERLTPEQAAKKVFAVASTIPQMTVLGIAGPGDPLANPEKTFKTFELVAQTAPDIRLCVSTNGLMLPKLVDRICQYNIDHVTITINMVDPEVGAKIYPWIFYEHKRYTGVEAARILSENQLRGLEMLTERGILCKINSVMIPGVNDEHLVEVNKAVKARGAFLHNIMPLISAPEHGTVFGMNGQRGPTAQELKALQDACEGDMNMMRHCRQCRADAVGLLGEDRSDEFTTEKVMAMEIDYDLEARKAYQAKVEAERDATQAAKADELAKLAGEKADIAIQIAVATKGNGRVNEHFGHATEFQIYEVSTAGAKFIGHRRVDLYCQGGFGDDDKLETVIRAINDCAAVFVARIGTCPKEGLLKAGIDPVDRFAHEYIEQSALAYFKEYLEKVQSGEIEHVARGDADIRQGAFTAA from the coding sequence ATGTTTGACGCAGAACAGCTTCCAGACACCGGCGAAGGCCAGATCAAACCGCTGAACGATTTGCTCCAGAAGATCGTCGCCAGCAAGGGCTGCGAGACGAAGGCGGGGCCGGGGAAATCCGGTTGCGGATCGACGGGCACAGAAAGCACGCTTCCGCCGGAAATCTGGGAGAAGGTCAAGAACCACCCCTGCTACAGCGAGCAGGCGCATCATCACTTCGCGCGCATGCATGTGGCGGTGGCCCCGGCGTGCAACATTCAGTGCAATTACTGTAACCGCAAATACGACTGTGCGAATGAATCGCGCCCCGGCGTGGTGAGCGAGCGTCTCACACCCGAGCAGGCCGCGAAGAAGGTCTTCGCCGTCGCCTCCACCATTCCGCAGATGACGGTGCTCGGCATCGCCGGCCCGGGCGACCCGCTCGCCAACCCCGAGAAGACGTTCAAGACGTTCGAGCTCGTCGCACAGACCGCGCCCGACATCAGGCTTTGCGTCTCGACCAACGGCCTCATGCTGCCGAAACTCGTCGACCGCATCTGCCAGTACAACATCGACCACGTCACGATCACCATCAACATGGTCGATCCCGAGGTGGGCGCTAAGATCTATCCGTGGATCTTCTACGAGCACAAGCGCTATACCGGCGTAGAGGCGGCTCGCATCCTTTCGGAGAACCAGCTCCGCGGCCTCGAAATGCTGACCGAGCGCGGCATCCTCTGCAAGATCAACTCGGTGATGATCCCCGGCGTCAATGACGAGCATCTCGTCGAGGTGAACAAGGCGGTGAAGGCGCGCGGCGCATTCCTGCACAACATCATGCCGCTGATCTCCGCGCCCGAGCATGGCACCGTCTTCGGCATGAACGGCCAGCGCGGCCCGACCGCGCAGGAGCTGAAGGCGTTGCAAGATGCCTGCGAAGGCGACATGAATATGATGCGGCATTGCCGTCAGTGCCGTGCGGACGCAGTGGGGCTCCTCGGCGAAGACCGCAGCGACGAATTCACGACTGAGAAGGTCATGGCGATGGAAATCGACTACGATCTTGAAGCGCGCAAGGCCTATCAGGCCAAGGTGGAAGCGGAGCGGGACGCGACGCAGGCCGCGAAGGCGGACGAACTGGCGAAGCTCGCGGGCGAAAAGGCCGACATCGCCATCCAGATCGCCGTTGCGACAAAGGGTAACGGCCGCGTCAACGAGCACTTCGGCCACGCGACCGAATTCCAGATCTACGAGGTCTCGACGGCAGGCGCGAAGTTCATCGGCCATCGCCGCGTCGACCTTTATTGCCAAGGTGGTTTCGGCGACGACGACAAGCTTGAGACGGTGATACGCGCGATCAACGACTGCGCAGCCGTTTTCGTGGCCCGGATCGGCACTTGCCCGAAGGAAGGCTTGCTCAAGGCTGGCATCGATCCGGTCGATCGCTTCGCACATGAGTACATCGAGCAATCTGCGCTTGCATACTTCAAAGAATATTTAGAAAAAGTCCAATCTGGCGAAATCGAGCACGTCGCGCGTGGCGATGCGGATATTCGTCAGGGAGCCTTCACCGCGGCCTAG
- a CDS encoding HesB/IscA family protein produces the protein MNLTVTPAAEKVIRRFLRFDGKPGSGFRLKVAPGGCSGLSAEFSVEAEPQPDDAVIEVNGLKLFLPEESRLLLEGVTIDFSDTPLQSGFVFRDPKQQASSCSSTAPVLFDITELKIQ, from the coding sequence ATGAACCTGACGGTTACTCCAGCGGCAGAAAAAGTGATCCGGCGATTCCTTCGCTTCGACGGCAAGCCCGGCAGCGGTTTTCGCCTGAAGGTGGCGCCGGGCGGTTGCTCCGGGCTCTCCGCCGAGTTCAGCGTTGAGGCCGAGCCTCAGCCGGACGACGCGGTGATCGAAGTCAACGGCCTGAAGCTTTTTCTCCCCGAGGAGAGCCGTCTTCTTCTGGAGGGGGTGACGATCGATTTTTCCGACACCCCGCTTCAGTCCGGTTTTGTCTTTCGCGATCCGAAACAACAAGCCAGTTCATGCAGTTCCACTGCGCCGGTGCTGTTCGACATCACCGAGCTCAAGATCCAATAG